The sequence AGTTACATCACAGTCTCTCCAGTGGCTCAATTTCCTCATTGTGACCTTGGTTTCTCCCTGGCTAAATATACTGTCCATGTTACAAACAATTCAATATATGTCAGTTTCAGTGAAAATGCAgttggggaggaggaaaaaatgttacattttgagaaaatatatattacatattttaagttATGTAGGAGGTTAAAAAACTTGAGCAAGAGCTCACGGATGGTCCCAGTTGCAGCCGTAGGGGCAGTGGGGACGTTGAGGGCTGTTTCCTGGGTAACATAGCATTCAGTCTGTGCACCATCGTACAGCCAAGAAGGAAGTTGCACAAAAGAATTTATACGTGCATGTGTAAGGAGAATCCAATTCAGGTAGCATGCTTTTTCCActaagaaattaaaagcaaatgcacACAAAAATTCTATGTATTAGATATTTGAAGGGTATTTCAGATAACATCAATGCAATTAAATGTTTAAATCTCACATATCTTCCCACAACCTGGCAAGAAAGAGATTGAAATAACCTACCATATTTGCTAGGGTACTCATTTGCATATACAAAAAGTATTGCTATAGCAGAGATTATATCAACCCATGTATGTTATATGGAATGTTtccctgtggaaaaaaaaaagaataaaaaaaaaaacaaccagtgTGGTATCATATGTTAGAATTCCCTTATGTTTACACCTTTGTTCAATATTGGtcaaatgtattaattttatcaTCTTGCACCCCCTGTAGACATAAGGGCTTCAGATAAACTTATTTTAATGTAAGGGCTTCTAAATGTTTCCATGCATATTGCAATTTGGGCTTCATTTTTTATGAGGTAAAGTTTAGCATGTGTACTATGTAGTATTATGTGGCTTTAATTTTGTGAAAGCAGTGGTGTGATGGTCATTACACAAAAGATAACAGAAAAGATTGCCTTCACCTATAAAATAGCAgctaaaattcataaaatttttttagataTGTTTCCCTCATCTATATTTATATCAATCCATATCTCTATGCACACATATACCACTGCTGGTCAGTCTTGGCCCTTTGGCATTTTGGTCTGTATAATTCCTTATTGCTatgtccaacattttgtgaccccacagattgtatCCACTgaattttcttggcaagaatactggaatggattgccatttcctcctccagggtatcttccaaccctgggattggacgcatgtctcctgagtctcctgcattgcaagcagattctttactcactaaGCCATGGAGAAGCCCCCTTGTTGTTTTGGCGGCAGCCCTAATATATTAGGATAAATACTAGTCTCACTGGTTTCTAACTACCTCCAATGCTTACAACCAAATGGCCTCAAAATATTGTTACATATTCTTTGGGGGGTTAATCTTCACCAGTGAAAAACTAcaggtctctctctttctccagatGTATATTTAtccctcttttttatttctatttatatttgtatgttttatttaaagGACACAgaagtctttctttgtgtttaaaatataatttagatttatttatttcatgtatGTAAACTAAAAGAAATCACTATATTTCATTAATGATATCATTGACTATACAATGTCTCTATTAAAGTAGGTTTTCtgataaaatggaaacagagaatGGAACAGTGCTGAGTGAATTCATCCTCACGGGAATCACAGACCGCCCCGAGCTGCAGGCTCCACTGTTTGGGCTCTTCCTCGTCATCTACGTGACCTCAGTGGTGGGCAACTTGGGCATGGTCATCCTCACCAAGGTGGACCCCAGGCTGCAGACacccatgtacttctttctcagGCACCTGGCTCTTACTGATCTGGGTTATTCCACAGCTGTAGGACCCAAAATGTTGATGAATTTCGTTGTGGATCAAAACACAATCTCTTATTATATGTGTGCCACGCAGCTGGCTCTCTTCATTGTGTTCATCATTAGTGAACTTTTTATTCTGGCCGCAATGTcctatgaccgctacgtggccatctgtcACCCCCTGCTCTACACGGTCATCATGTCACAAAGGGTGTGCCGGGTTCTGGTGGCAATCCCCTACCTCTATAGCACATTCATTTCTCTTCTAGTCactgtaaacatttttaattcatCCTTCTGCGGCTGTAATGTCATCAGTCATTTCTACTGTGACAGTCTCCCCATATTATCCCTGCTCTGTTCAAACACACATGAAATTGAATTAATCATCCTGGTCTTATCAGgatttaatttgattttctctCTTCTAATAGTTCTTGTGTCTTACCTGCTCATCCTTGCAGCTATTCTCAGGATGAGCTCTGCTGAAGGCAGGCACAAGGCTTTTTCTACCTGTGGATCCCACCTGACAGTGGTCACCGTGTTCTACGGGACTTTGATATTTATGTATGTGCAACCAGAGTCCAGTCATTCCTTTGACACTGAtaaagttgcttccatattttacaCCCTTGTTATTCCCATGTTAAATCCCTTGATCTATAGTTTAAGaaacaaagatgtaaaatatgcaCTACAAAGGACATGGAAAAAACTTTGCAATATCTTTCCTTAAAAGTCACTGTCCATGTCATTCCTACAAATTAGGTTAGGTACTTTCCACCTTGCTGTGGGTGCATtcagagagaaaagcaagtaCATATAAGATCATCATGAATTTAGAGTATTCTATTTGATAGTCATACTCCTAAGTGGTATAAACACATTGgctaaaagaaaaaggcaaaactcttTTCCATCTTGAGAAGTGATGAAATGTAAGCATAATAGTTAAGTATATTTTAGAGGACAGTAGAATAGACCATAAGAGCAATCAAGGACTGTGTGTATGCTCTGTGGGGGTAAGGAAGAATAGTAggtacagaaaaggaaagaaagaaagaaagaaaatgaagtcgctcagtcgtgtccgactatttgcgaccccatggactgtagcctacaaggctcctccctccatgggattctccgagcaagagtactggagtgggttgccatttccttctccaggggtttttccaaactcagggatcgaaccccagtctcccacattccaggcagacgctttaacctctgagccaaaTGACTTAATTACCACATCTTGATCATAATATGTTTCTGTTTAAGCTCTGAAATTTTTTACCCCACTTATATGTGTGAGTTTCTTGCATTTGTACTTTTGTATCAGCCTTTCTTCAAATTTGGGGAATTCTTGCCcattatttctgtaaataaacttttttagtGGTGTCTTCTAAATCCCTTAGTCTCTGTtcacttattattattactattagtattattattatttactcctCATACTCAACACTTTAAAATGACTTGAGTTTAATTCCCTGATTATAAACTTCTGATTGTTCTAATCTGTTGGTGAAACCAGGtagtaaaattttaattcaattgTTGTGTTTTCGGCTTTTGAgtttttgattttattctttttaaattactttctaCCTCTGTTTATGTCCTCAGTTTGTTTATATATTGGAGAGTTATGTTTGTTTGAATTGAtctattttccttgtttctttgtgatctttgtgtgtgtttctttgtGATGtcctgtgatattttgttaaaaattagGCATTTGAAAAAAGCAAGCACTTCTCCCATGATCTGTGGTATGGACTCTCAAATCAGCCTGGCATAAAAACTCAAAAGTCCTGTCTCTATCTCTGTCTACACAGGAACACTCACAGAGGCAGATATGTGATGTGTGTATCATGTGGAATTTGTTCACAACATAATAACATGTCAAACACGAGGCTTTTTATTGGCCTATATGTTGTAGTAGTATTCATGATAGCTGAGGATAAGGAAAAACAATATATGCGTTAATAAAGAAAAGATCCATGACTTTCTCCATGTATTTTTTACTGTAatgaattaagaagaaaaaaagtcacaTCATTGTATATGACAAATAATTAGCAAATTATATTCAACAATGCAATTTTACTGCTCAATAATATGTAGACATAGTAAAACATATGTGCACAAAACATGGCAATATTGCAAAACATATTGATCATGCAAGGCTTAAGTGAAGCACAGTAGAATCTGTGaattgagagagaaaaatgagaatagGTATTGCATGTGATAGTGAAAATGTTGAATTGAACATTTTATTACAttgaaatgtaatgaaaacaaagcaaatgaaagACAATTCTGtaataaaatgatgatgatgcAGTATGGAATGAGAATGTAAAATAGAAGTAGCTAATTCCTCTCCCtagagttttaaaaagaaaaaaaaaaaggaaacactatCTTATCTAGACACATCATATTATTATGTTTaatgtatttaaacattttaaataagacaATGATTTCATACATCTCCATTATGTCATCCACTTAAGGAGATCACTGCAGAGCTACAGGAACGCCGAAGGGCTTGTACTATGGATAAAATATATCTTAATCCAAATCCTTATGAGATTGTATTAGGGTGAAGCATAGGAACAGAATTAATATGAACCTAAgtatgggctgctgtccatggggtcgcacagagttggacacaactgaagcgacttagcagcagcaagtatgaggaaaaggaaaatgaaattcaagtatgaggaaaaggaaaatgaaatgcacACAAATAAATCTGACCAGGCTATTGGGAAACACAAATTGCTCAAGACTACTAATAGCCACATCTCCTCCCTTGTTTCTGTTAAGATTTCAAATGCTTCAGGGATGATCAAGAAATTGCTTGGTATCTCCTTAAGGAGAGTCTCAAAGGGcagaaaataattcataaattattCACAATATGTATTTTACGAAGCACATGAGAAAGCCAAAACAGAGTTTTCATTACAAGTAAACATAGTATATTTT comes from Cervus elaphus chromosome 1, mCerEla1.1, whole genome shotgun sequence and encodes:
- the LOC122700099 gene encoding olfactory receptor 8K3-like, whose protein sequence is METENGTVLSEFILTGITDRPELQAPLFGLFLVIYVTSVVGNLGMVILTKVDPRLQTPMYFFLRHLALTDLGYSTAVGPKMLMNFVVDQNTISYYMCATQLALFIVFIISELFILAAMSYDRYVAICHPLLYTVIMSQRVCRVLVAIPYLYSTFISLLVTVNIFNSSFCGCNVISHFYCDSLPILSLLCSNTHEIELIILVLSGFNLIFSLLIVLVSYLLILAAILRMSSAEGRHKAFSTCGSHLTVVTVFYGTLIFMYVQPESSHSFDTDKVASIFYTLVIPMLNPLIYSLRNKDVKYALQRTWKKLCNIFP